TCTCTCCTTTCAGTTGTGTTTGTTTTTCTTCGAGTAAATACATTTTGCTCCCAGATATGTCCATACTGATCTATTTTATTTACAGAGTGTCAATAAATCCGGAAAGAAACGCGACCCAACAACATTCCTTCCGGCGGATCGGAGATTACGTTATAAAAACTAGGTAGTTTAGAGTCAAAAAAAATTAGCCGACGTCGATCGGAAATAGATGGAATTTTTTTTTAAAAAATTTGGATCTTTTGTTTTACGTGGAATACTTTTTTAAAAGCAGAGTTCCAATCTATGGTAGCAAATTGATTGGAAATTTATTTCTTTTTTCAATCTGATCAGAAAGGGGGATTCGTTTGTTACAGGTAAAAAATGTCAATAAGTCTTATGTGGTTTCCGGAAAAAAACTCGAAGTATTAAAAGATGTCTCCTTTCGAATTGAAGAGGGGGAATTCATCGCGATTATCGGGCCTTCCGGTTCTGGAAAGTCCACTTTGCTTGCAATTTCGGCTGGTTTGGATCGTCCTGACGATGGCGAAATCATTTTGGACGGTGTTCCTCTTCTCGAAAAAGATGAAGACGAGCTTGCAAAGTTAAGAGGAGAAAAGATAGGATTCATCTTTCAAAATTTTCAGTTGATAAAATCTCTCAATGCGTTGGAAAACGTATCGTTACCTCTCGTGTTAAATTCGAAGTCGAGTTCGGTTCAAATCGAAAATCGGGCTTTGGCTTGGCTGGAAAAAGTTTCTATGAAGGAAAGAGCTTCCAATTTTCCAGGACAACTTTCCGGAGGAGAAGAACAAAGGATCGCGATTGCAAGATCTTTCATACACAATCCTAAAATTTTATTTGCGGACGAGCCGACCGCGAATCTGGATAAAAAAAATGGCGAAAAAGTGATGAATCTTCTTGCGGAGTTGAATCAGAAGACTTCTTCGACGTTAATCGTCGTTACTCATGATCGTTCCGTTGCCGAACTCGCGGATCGTATATTAGAAATGAGTGATGGTCGAATCGTCAAAGAAATTTTCGGAAAAAAGACTCGTTCCTTAAGTGCTTCGAAAGGATCTTTTACGGAGAAAAAGTCCGTATCGAAATCTTCCTCCACAAAAAGAAAAATTTCCCGGAAAAAACGATGAAATTCAAATTATTGATCCAATCCGTCTTACGCGACTTCCAATCCAGAAAAAGTTCCGCATTGCAGATCGTATTTGCGATTGCGATCGGAACAGGTTCTGTTACCGCGATACACGCTTATCGGGAAGAGCTAAGTCGCTCCATTTTAAAGGAAGCGCGTAATTTGATGGGTTCCGATCTTCTCGTTCAGTCCTCTTCTCCTTTGACTCGGGAACAAAAAGAATTTATGTCTCTTACCTTGCCAAAAGGCTCAGAAACTGCCGAACTCGTGCAGTTTGCTTCCATGCTTCGGAATAGGGAAAACGACGAAACTTCTTTGTCTTTGGTTAAAACGATGTCGGGCGGTTTTCCTTATTACGGGGAGATCGTCACGGAACCGGCGGACGCGTATCGCAAACTCAAAGAAGGAGAAATTCTCCTAGAAGAGAGTTTAATTAGGAATTTAAAACTGAAAGTCGGATCTTACGTTTCGCTCGGAGAAAGAGAATTTATTTTAAAAGGAAAGGTTCTCAAAGAACCGGGAATCGCAGGAAATTTTCTTTCCATGGCTCCCACTTCGATTATATCCGGGACTTCGCTTGCGTCGACCGGATTGGAACAAAGAGGTTCGAGAATCAGTTATTTGATTCCGATTAAACTCCAAGATCCTTTGATCGCGGGAAAATACAAGGAAACGAATTTTAAGAAGTATATTCAAAAAGACTTAACTCTGTACGATTCAACGGAAACGAATTCGGGTTCCAGAAAATTTTTAACGAATACGTTGGATTTTTTCAGTCTTCTCGGTTTATCTGCGTTCTTTCTGGGAGGAATCTCTATTTTACTCGTTAGTCGCGCGGGAATTCGTGAAAAGTCGGGAGCGCTTGCGGTTCTAAAATGTTTGGGGGCGAGTCCGGGAACCGTAAGTTGGATCGTCTTAGGGGAATTATTTTTCTTTTCGTTAATCGGTTCGGTTTTGGGAATCCTGTTTGGAAACGTATTGTTG
The nucleotide sequence above comes from Leptospira weilii. Encoded proteins:
- a CDS encoding ABC transporter ATP-binding protein translates to MLQVKNVNKSYVVSGKKLEVLKDVSFRIEEGEFIAIIGPSGSGKSTLLAISAGLDRPDDGEIILDGVPLLEKDEDELAKLRGEKIGFIFQNFQLIKSLNALENVSLPLVLNSKSSSVQIENRALAWLEKVSMKERASNFPGQLSGGEEQRIAIARSFIHNPKILFADEPTANLDKKNGEKVMNLLAELNQKTSSTLIVVTHDRSVAELADRILEMSDGRIVKEIFGKKTRSLSASKGSFTEKKSVSKSSSTKRKISRKKR